One stretch of Hymenobacter chitinivorans DSM 11115 DNA includes these proteins:
- a CDS encoding dihydrolipoamide acetyltransferase family protein produces MARVEMVMPKMGESIMEGTVLKWLKQVGEAIEQDESVLEVATDKVDTEVPAIHAGVLQEILVQEGQVVAVGAPIAVIETDAASAGAAAPTAAPAAPQETPAPALNGAEVNVPYLPEQHDPQADQRLAVAQPGRFYSPLVLSIARQEGISMADLEYLPGTGKEGRVTKQDILAYVENGKQPLAQAAPAVPAAVPAPAATQPTAQLQSAPAPAAQAAPAAVASKPAPSVSGSNELIEMDRMRKMIAQRMVDSKRISPHVTSFVEADVTELVHWRNKHKDAYKKREGENLTFTPIFIQAVARAIQDFPNINVSVDGDYIIKKRDINIGVAVALPSGNLIVPVIHNADQLNLNGLSKRVNDLAARARANKLKPEDLEGGTYTLSNVGSFGNVMGTPIIMQPQVAIMAVGAIKKKPAVIETPQGDLIGVRHFMFLSHSYDHRVVDGSLGGMFVRKVADYLEQFDPNTAI; encoded by the coding sequence ATGGCACGAGTGGAAATGGTGATGCCCAAAATGGGCGAAAGCATTATGGAAGGCACCGTCCTGAAATGGCTCAAGCAAGTCGGCGAGGCCATCGAGCAGGACGAATCAGTGCTGGAAGTGGCAACGGATAAGGTCGATACCGAAGTGCCCGCCATTCACGCCGGTGTATTGCAGGAAATCCTGGTGCAGGAAGGTCAGGTTGTGGCCGTCGGCGCCCCGATTGCCGTGATTGAAACTGATGCCGCCTCCGCTGGCGCTGCCGCACCCACGGCCGCTCCGGCCGCGCCCCAGGAAACGCCCGCCCCGGCCCTGAACGGCGCCGAAGTAAACGTACCCTACCTGCCCGAACAGCACGATCCGCAGGCCGACCAGCGCCTGGCCGTGGCCCAGCCCGGCCGCTTCTATTCGCCCCTGGTACTGAGCATTGCCCGCCAGGAAGGAATTTCGATGGCCGACCTGGAGTATTTGCCCGGCACCGGTAAAGAAGGCCGCGTTACCAAGCAGGACATTCTGGCCTACGTGGAAAACGGCAAGCAGCCGCTGGCTCAGGCCGCCCCCGCCGTGCCAGCCGCAGTTCCAGCGCCCGCCGCTACTCAACCGACCGCCCAGCTCCAATCGGCCCCGGCTCCCGCCGCCCAAGCTGCCCCGGCTGCCGTGGCCAGCAAGCCCGCCCCGTCGGTGAGCGGCAGCAACGAGCTGATCGAAATGGACCGCATGCGCAAGATGATTGCCCAGCGTATGGTCGACTCGAAGCGGATTTCGCCCCACGTAACCTCGTTTGTGGAGGCCGACGTGACCGAACTCGTGCACTGGCGCAACAAGCACAAGGACGCCTACAAGAAGCGCGAGGGTGAGAACCTGACCTTTACGCCGATCTTCATTCAGGCCGTGGCCCGCGCCATTCAGGACTTCCCCAACATCAACGTGTCGGTGGATGGGGACTACATCATCAAGAAGCGCGACATCAACATCGGGGTGGCCGTGGCCCTGCCTTCGGGCAACCTGATTGTGCCCGTGATTCATAACGCCGACCAACTCAACCTGAACGGGCTGAGCAAGCGGGTAAACGACCTGGCCGCGCGGGCCCGAGCCAACAAGCTCAAGCCCGAGGACCTGGAAGGCGGCACCTACACGCTGAGCAACGTGGGTTCCTTCGGCAACGTGATGGGCACGCCCATCATCATGCAGCCCCAGGTGGCCATCATGGCCGTGGGTGCCATCAAGAAAAAGCCGGCCGTGATTGAAACTCCGCAGGGTGATTTGATCGGCGTGCGGCACTTCATGTTCCTAAGCCACAGCTACGACCACCGCGTGGTCGACGGTTCGCTGGGCGGCATGTTCGTGCGCAAGGTGGCCGATTACCTGGAGCAATTCGACCCCAACACGGCCATCTAA
- a CDS encoding N-acetyl sugar amidotransferase — MTHSYQRCTRCIMDTTVPGIQFDNRGECNFCLLHDKMDQAFPLGEAGRKKVQELAADIKRRGRGRKYDCVLGVSGGRDSSFTLWYCVTQLGLRPLAVHFNDGFGNPVAGENMLKACRKLGVEMRTITSDWRESKDLKIAFLKASTPDMEEGTDVGIATALYGVAAKEGIQRIIIGQSFRTEGIAPLSWNYLDGKYLKAVHERFGSVPLRPWSPNDPGFNLGLKEMFYYTFVRRIKTVTLLYHVDYVRSEVDELLARELEWQNPGAHYFDDLYQSVIYYLNRTKFNIDRRLFNYSALVRAGQMRRDEALERTSKINSIEDPRVIDLCIKRLGLTRAEFDQIVATPPRTFHDYPNNYRLIRKLRWPIQALSHLNLLPESAYDKYFNCGT; from the coding sequence ATGACGCACAGCTACCAACGCTGCACCCGTTGTATTATGGATACCACTGTGCCCGGCATTCAGTTTGATAACCGGGGCGAGTGTAATTTTTGCCTGCTGCACGATAAAATGGACCAGGCCTTCCCATTGGGCGAAGCCGGCCGCAAAAAAGTGCAGGAGCTGGCCGCCGACATCAAACGCCGGGGTCGGGGCCGCAAGTACGACTGCGTGCTGGGCGTGAGCGGGGGGCGCGACAGTTCGTTTACGCTCTGGTATTGCGTCACGCAGCTGGGTTTGCGCCCCCTGGCCGTACATTTCAACGACGGGTTCGGCAACCCCGTGGCCGGCGAGAACATGCTCAAGGCCTGCCGCAAGCTGGGCGTGGAAATGCGCACCATCACCTCCGACTGGCGCGAGTCCAAGGACCTCAAGATTGCCTTTCTCAAAGCTTCCACCCCCGATATGGAGGAAGGCACCGACGTAGGCATTGCCACGGCTCTCTACGGCGTGGCGGCCAAGGAAGGCATTCAGCGCATCATCATTGGGCAGTCGTTTCGCACCGAAGGCATTGCCCCGCTCTCGTGGAACTACCTGGACGGCAAGTACCTGAAGGCCGTACACGAGCGGTTTGGGTCGGTGCCGCTGCGGCCCTGGTCGCCGAACGACCCGGGCTTTAATCTGGGCCTGAAGGAAATGTTCTACTACACCTTCGTGCGCCGCATCAAAACCGTGACCCTGCTCTACCACGTCGATTACGTGCGCAGCGAGGTGGATGAGTTGCTGGCCCGGGAGCTGGAGTGGCAAAACCCCGGGGCCCACTACTTCGACGACCTTTACCAGAGCGTCATCTACTACCTGAACCGCACTAAGTTCAACATCGACCGGCGGCTGTTCAACTATTCGGCCCTGGTACGCGCGGGCCAGATGCGCCGCGACGAGGCCCTGGAGCGCACCAGCAAAATCAACTCCATCGAAGACCCGCGCGTTATTGACCTGTGCATTAAGCGCCTGGGCCTCACCCGCGCCGAGTTCGACCAGATTGTGGCCACCCCGCCCCGCACCTTCCACGACTACCCCAACAACTACCGCCTCATCCGTAAGCTCCGCTGGCCCATCCAGGCCCTGAGCCACCTGAACCTGCTCCCCGAGTCGGCCTACGACAAGTACTTCAACTGCGGCACGTGA
- a CDS encoding carbon-nitrogen hydrolase family protein, with product MASLFAFLKNKKPVSAPVSPPSPSPASTAATVRIGLGQLLVEGGEPQRNLERAAQMIADAAQQGCDLVLLPETLDFAWTHPSALTEALPIPGAFSDVLCQEALRHNIMVCAGLTEHLNGRNYNAAILISAQGEILTKYHKINLLTVEQPFYAVGQTLNVVDTPLGKIGVNVCADNYLEGLSIGHTLARMGAEFILAPASWTVDYSITEENDPYQQKWVRPFSILAQLYNVAVLSTTSVGYIVGGPYEGKKSIGCSLAVDASGVRAQGVFNEFAGQLVVADIPRPVRPEQGTAIGDMLRRKGYRFDELPA from the coding sequence ATGGCTTCGCTTTTCGCCTTTTTGAAGAATAAGAAACCGGTTTCGGCCCCCGTTTCCCCTCCTTCGCCCTCCCCCGCCTCTACCGCCGCCACCGTCCGCATTGGCCTGGGCCAGCTGCTGGTGGAAGGCGGAGAACCCCAACGCAACCTCGAACGGGCCGCCCAGATGATTGCCGACGCCGCTCAGCAAGGCTGCGACCTGGTGCTGCTGCCCGAAACCCTGGACTTTGCCTGGACCCACCCCAGCGCCCTGACCGAAGCCCTACCCATTCCCGGGGCCTTCAGCGACGTGCTTTGCCAGGAAGCGCTGCGCCATAACATTATGGTGTGCGCCGGCCTGACCGAGCACCTGAACGGGCGCAACTACAACGCGGCCATTTTGATCAGCGCCCAGGGCGAAATTCTGACCAAGTACCACAAAATCAACCTCCTCACCGTCGAGCAGCCGTTTTACGCGGTGGGTCAGACCCTGAACGTGGTGGATACGCCCCTGGGCAAAATCGGGGTCAACGTCTGCGCCGACAACTACCTTGAGGGCCTTTCCATCGGGCACACCCTGGCCCGCATGGGCGCCGAGTTTATCCTGGCCCCGGCATCCTGGACGGTGGATTACTCCATTACGGAGGAAAACGACCCCTACCAGCAGAAGTGGGTGCGGCCGTTTTCCATTCTGGCCCAGCTCTACAACGTGGCCGTGCTCAGCACTACTTCGGTGGGCTACATCGTGGGGGGGCCTTACGAGGGCAAAAAAAGCATTGGCTGCTCCCTGGCCGTGGATGCCTCCGGCGTGCGCGCCCAGGGCGTTTTCAACGAATTTGCCGGCCAGCTCGTAGTTGCCGACATCCCGCGGCCGGTTCGGCCCGAGCAAGGCACGGCCATCGGCGACATGCTGCGCCGCAAAGGCTACCGTTTCGACGAGCTACCGGCTTAA
- a CDS encoding TonB-dependent receptor domain-containing protein, translating into MKKIFLVLVLTTAGRLAWAQMPQGERPAGATRPAGARPAGAPGQAPQGAPMAAPAPVGTGRVTGTVTDAASKEPVSYATVVLLNPATGKAVDGTSADDKGKFSIPRVPAGTYTVQISFIGYKNLEQPGVVITEAGNTVALGNLTLESSVQKLAEVVVEGQRSLVEEKVDRTVYNAEKDETTRGGDATDVLKRVPMLSVDLDGNVSLRGSSNIKVLINNRPSTISASSIADALKQIPADQIKSVEVITSPSAKYDAEGSGGIINIVTKQNNLQGFTLDLRSSAGLRGSDLGLNATYRVGKMGFSLGGGGRAMYNTPGSFTNEQTTYSLLGSDLSTRSLRSRTLQTADTRTNNLFGRYSLGWDYDINKYNFLSASVQLGLRNGTNYQDGLATTTEFFDGTTPATSSLRDVKVLDNSNTLDATLNYTHTFETPQREFSLLTQYSRNTRNNDFTNYILTGEGAGSTRGNQNDSYNEEVTVQADYQTPVGKNQLVELGGKDIMRRVNSDYTTLLNGQPTAGLNLSNVFTYRQNVAAGYASYTVGFLKNYTLKAGARYEYTTIDADFRTDNAPSIPSYGVLVPSLNLSRKLTNGNTIKAAYNRRIQRPSLQFLNPNTQSANPLNITVGNPTLQPEYTNNYELSYNTFLKQTSLNFSTFVRNTTGSIQPVRTPLEGGAIQTSYANIGTENAYGGSLFANVNLNNKLTLGGGADVYYATLDNNVADPRYAASNQGWVASGRLMGGYNFTKGWGLQAFSFYRGRQVQLQGYQGGFGVYSLSVKKDFNEKKGTIGFGADNFFTTSNKVRSEISSATLDQNSLNVFHRTGLRVNLSYRIGKMSMAPNRRKKSVSNDDLKDGGNSDGGNGAGATPTQGPSGGRP; encoded by the coding sequence ATGAAAAAGATTTTCCTCGTTCTCGTTCTGACCACCGCCGGCCGCCTGGCCTGGGCCCAGATGCCGCAAGGTGAGCGGCCCGCCGGCGCAACCCGCCCAGCTGGGGCCCGCCCTGCCGGAGCTCCCGGGCAGGCGCCCCAGGGCGCCCCGATGGCAGCTCCCGCTCCGGTCGGTACCGGCCGCGTTACGGGTACCGTGACGGACGCCGCTTCCAAGGAGCCCGTATCCTACGCCACGGTGGTGCTGCTGAACCCGGCCACCGGCAAGGCCGTGGACGGCACCTCGGCCGACGACAAGGGCAAGTTCTCGATTCCGCGGGTGCCGGCCGGCACCTACACGGTCCAGATCAGCTTTATCGGCTACAAAAACCTGGAGCAGCCCGGCGTGGTGATTACCGAGGCCGGCAACACCGTGGCGCTGGGCAATCTGACCCTGGAATCGTCGGTGCAGAAGCTGGCCGAAGTAGTGGTGGAAGGCCAGCGCAGCCTGGTGGAGGAGAAGGTAGACCGGACCGTATACAACGCCGAAAAGGACGAAACCACCCGTGGCGGCGACGCTACCGACGTGCTCAAGCGCGTGCCCATGCTTTCGGTCGACCTCGACGGCAACGTGAGTTTGCGGGGCTCCTCCAACATCAAGGTGCTCATCAACAACCGTCCCAGCACGATTTCGGCCAGCAGCATTGCCGACGCCCTGAAGCAGATTCCGGCCGACCAGATCAAGAGCGTGGAAGTCATTACCTCGCCCTCGGCCAAGTACGACGCCGAAGGCTCGGGGGGCATCATCAACATCGTGACCAAGCAAAACAACCTGCAGGGCTTCACCCTGGACTTGCGCAGCAGCGCCGGCCTGCGCGGTTCGGACCTGGGTTTGAACGCCACCTACCGGGTGGGCAAAATGGGCTTCTCACTGGGCGGGGGCGGCCGGGCCATGTACAACACCCCCGGCAGCTTCACCAACGAGCAAACCACCTATAGCCTGCTGGGCTCCGATTTGAGCACCCGCAGCCTGCGCAGCCGCACCCTGCAAACGGCCGACACGCGCACCAACAACCTGTTTGGGCGCTACTCCCTGGGCTGGGACTACGACATCAACAAGTACAACTTCCTCTCGGCCTCGGTGCAGCTGGGTTTGCGCAACGGCACCAACTACCAGGACGGGCTGGCCACCACGACCGAGTTTTTCGACGGCACGACGCCCGCTACCAGCAGCTTGCGCGACGTGAAGGTGCTCGACAACTCCAATACCCTGGACGCGACGCTCAACTACACCCACACTTTCGAAACGCCCCAGCGCGAGTTTAGCCTGCTCACCCAGTACAGCCGCAACACCCGCAACAACGACTTTACCAACTACATCCTCACGGGCGAAGGCGCTGGCAGCACCCGCGGCAACCAGAACGACAGCTACAACGAGGAAGTAACCGTGCAGGCCGATTACCAGACGCCGGTCGGTAAAAACCAGCTCGTGGAGCTGGGCGGCAAGGACATCATGCGCCGCGTCAACAGCGACTATACCACCCTGCTCAACGGTCAGCCCACGGCGGGCCTCAACCTGAGCAACGTGTTTACCTACCGCCAGAACGTGGCCGCCGGCTACGCCTCCTACACGGTGGGCTTCCTCAAAAACTACACCCTCAAAGCCGGGGCCCGCTACGAGTACACCACCATCGACGCCGATTTCCGGACCGACAACGCGCCCTCCATTCCGTCCTACGGGGTGCTGGTGCCCAGTTTGAACCTCTCGCGCAAGCTCACCAACGGCAACACGATTAAAGCGGCCTACAACCGCCGGATTCAGCGGCCTTCGCTGCAGTTTCTGAACCCGAATACCCAGTCGGCCAACCCGCTCAACATTACCGTCGGCAACCCCACGCTCCAGCCCGAATACACCAATAATTACGAGCTGAGCTACAATACCTTCCTCAAGCAGACCTCGCTCAACTTCTCCACCTTCGTGCGTAACACCACCGGCTCGATTCAGCCGGTCCGCACGCCCCTGGAAGGCGGGGCCATTCAAACCAGCTACGCCAACATCGGCACCGAAAACGCCTACGGCGGCAGCCTGTTTGCCAACGTGAACCTCAACAACAAGCTAACCCTGGGCGGCGGAGCCGACGTGTACTACGCCACGCTCGACAACAACGTCGCGGACCCGCGCTACGCGGCCAGCAACCAGGGCTGGGTGGCCAGTGGGCGCCTGATGGGGGGCTACAACTTCACCAAGGGCTGGGGCCTGCAGGCCTTCAGCTTCTACCGCGGCCGGCAGGTGCAGCTGCAGGGCTACCAGGGCGGCTTCGGGGTGTATAGCCTCAGCGTGAAGAAGGACTTCAACGAGAAGAAGGGCACCATCGGCTTCGGGGCCGACAACTTCTTCACGACCAGCAACAAGGTGCGCAGCGAAATTTCCTCCGCCACTTTGGACCAGAACAGCCTGAACGTGTTTCACCGCACCGGCCTGCGCGTCAACCTGAGCTACCGCATCGGCAAAATGAGCATGGCCCCGAACCGCCGCAAAAAGTCGGTCAGCAACGACGACCTCAAGGACGGCGGCAACAGCGACGGGGGCAACGGCGCCGGCGCCACTCCCACTCAGGGCCCCAGCGGCGGCCGGCCGTAA
- a CDS encoding acyl-CoA reductase — protein sequence MNHSDRVAAFVALGQRLQQLSPDELADLARRARNSNTWFDEPNVTAAVRGVAALLSEDTLRTWAARYPAEPEQARRVGVVMAGNIPLVGFHDLLCVLISGHYLLAKPSADDKVLMTWIAQELTTLEPRFADRISFVERLNEADAFIATGSNNTARYFEYYFSKKPNLIRRNRTSLAILTGEETADTLAALGRDIFQYYGLGCRNVSKLYVPENYSFTPLLDALQPWETVLQHNRYQNNYDYNKSILLVNNVPHYDNGFLLLNEAAPLVSPISVLHYGTYGSEVDLVDQLTDAAEQIQCIVSDGARYAGSFAFGQAQSPKVTDYADGVDTMAFLAEIG from the coding sequence ATGAATCATTCCGACCGTGTTGCCGCCTTTGTGGCCCTGGGCCAGCGCCTGCAGCAGCTTTCCCCCGACGAACTCGCCGACCTAGCCCGCCGGGCCCGCAACAGCAATACCTGGTTTGACGAGCCCAACGTAACGGCTGCCGTGCGGGGCGTGGCCGCGCTGCTCAGTGAAGACACCCTGCGCACCTGGGCCGCCCGCTACCCGGCCGAGCCGGAACAGGCCCGCCGCGTGGGCGTGGTCATGGCCGGCAACATTCCGCTGGTCGGCTTCCACGACTTGCTCTGCGTGCTCATCAGCGGCCATTATCTGCTGGCTAAGCCCAGCGCCGACGACAAGGTGCTCATGACCTGGATTGCCCAGGAACTGACGACCCTGGAGCCCCGCTTTGCCGACCGAATCAGCTTCGTGGAACGCCTCAACGAGGCCGATGCCTTCATTGCCACCGGCTCCAACAACACGGCCCGCTACTTCGAGTACTACTTCAGCAAGAAGCCTAACCTAATCCGGCGCAACCGCACCAGTCTGGCCATCCTGACGGGTGAGGAAACCGCCGACACCCTGGCTGCCCTGGGCCGCGACATTTTCCAGTACTACGGCCTGGGCTGCCGCAACGTGTCGAAGCTTTACGTGCCCGAAAACTATTCCTTCACGCCCCTGCTCGACGCGCTGCAGCCCTGGGAAACGGTGCTGCAGCACAACCGCTACCAGAACAACTACGACTATAATAAGAGCATTCTGCTGGTCAACAACGTGCCGCACTACGACAACGGCTTTCTGCTGCTCAACGAGGCGGCCCCGCTCGTGTCGCCCATTTCGGTGCTGCACTACGGCACCTACGGCAGCGAGGTCGACCTGGTGGACCAACTCACCGACGCGGCCGAGCAGATTCAGTGCATCGTCTCGGACGGGGCGCGCTACGCCGGCAGCTTTGCCTTCGGGCAGGCCCAGTCGCCCAAGGTCACGGACTACGCCGACGGGGTAGACACCATGGCTTTTCTGGCGGAAATAGGCTAA
- a CDS encoding 4Fe-4S dicluster domain-containing protein, which translates to MAIMITDECINCGACEPECPNTAIYEGGAQWRWADGTTLKEVQVDGGATVSGTAPQTPVSDEYYYIVSDKCTECVGFHEEPQCAAVCPVDCCVDDPDYRESQEKLLTKKEWLHAGA; encoded by the coding sequence ATGGCCATCATGATAACCGACGAGTGCATCAACTGTGGTGCCTGCGAACCAGAATGCCCCAACACGGCCATCTACGAGGGCGGCGCCCAGTGGCGGTGGGCCGACGGCACTACGCTGAAGGAAGTACAGGTCGACGGGGGCGCTACGGTTTCCGGGACGGCCCCCCAAACGCCCGTCTCGGATGAGTACTACTACATCGTCTCCGACAAGTGCACCGAGTGCGTGGGTTTCCACGAAGAGCCCCAGTGCGCTGCCGTTTGCCCCGTCGACTGCTGCGTGGACGACCCCGACTACCGCGAAAGCCAGGAAAAGCTGCTCACCAAGAAAGAGTGGCTGCACGCTGGCGCGTGA
- a CDS encoding valine--tRNA ligase translates to MSIAKTYTPADVEAKWYQRWQEQGFFKAKPNPRKPAYSVVIPPPNVTGVLHMGHMLNNTIQDVLVRRARMQGKEACWVPGTDHASIATEAKVVALLKEQGIEKRDLSREEFLTHAWDWKEKYGGIILEQLKKLGASCDWDRTRFTMEPELTEAVLRVFVDLYQKGQIYRGIRMVNWDPQGRTAISDEEVIAKDTVAKMYYLRYEVVGNENSEVRTQNSENEGEDQNESQLSALNSKFLLIATSRPETIMADVAVAVNPNDERYTHLHGQKVRIPLLGREIPVILDEYVAMDFGTGGLKVTPAHDLNDYELGVKHNLPVIDILNDDGTLNEKAQLYVGQDRFAVRKQIAKDLQEAGLLEKIEDYNSVLQTSERTGAVIEPKLSLQWFCKMDHMAKKALEVVENDEIKLHPPKFKNMYRAWMENVRDWCISRQLWWGQRIPAYYLPDGTFVVALNEEQALEQAREQSGNAELQLSDLRQDEDVLDTWFSSWLWPISVFDGFKDPDNADINYFYPTDDLVTAPEILFFWVARMIMAGLEYRKEVPFRNVYLTGIVRDDQGRKMSKQLGNSPDPLDLIATYGADGVRTGMLFSSPAGNDLLFDIKLVEQGRNFTNKLWNAFRLTQGWEVNSELPFASAKAVEWFGAKLQTTLAELDEHFAKFRMSDALMTVYKLVWDDFCSVYLEMVKPAYQAPIDAETLKHTIGYLETLLKLLHPFMPFITEEIWHELKERGPKEYLCVAPWPKLAPVAGSAELLSRMDKALDIVAGVRNIRNQKGLGPNKPLTLAAKTDDAQLLQDYDGIIRKLAALTEVNLVQDAPAASVGFVSGGAEFFVPLEGQIDLGAEKARLEKELEYTRGFRDTVLKKLSNEKFVQNAKPDVLERERQKQADAESKIAALEQSLAAL, encoded by the coding sequence ATGTCCATCGCCAAAACCTATACCCCCGCCGACGTTGAAGCCAAATGGTATCAGCGCTGGCAGGAGCAGGGCTTTTTCAAAGCCAAACCCAACCCGCGCAAGCCCGCCTACTCCGTCGTGATTCCGCCGCCCAACGTGACGGGCGTGCTGCACATGGGCCACATGCTCAACAATACGATTCAGGACGTGCTGGTGCGCCGGGCCCGGATGCAGGGCAAGGAAGCCTGCTGGGTGCCCGGCACCGACCACGCCTCCATTGCCACCGAAGCCAAGGTAGTGGCTTTGCTCAAGGAACAAGGCATTGAAAAGCGCGACCTGAGCCGGGAAGAGTTTTTGACCCACGCCTGGGACTGGAAGGAAAAGTACGGTGGCATCATCCTCGAGCAGCTCAAAAAGCTGGGCGCCTCCTGCGACTGGGACCGGACGCGCTTCACGATGGAGCCCGAGCTGACCGAGGCCGTGCTGCGCGTGTTCGTGGACCTCTACCAGAAGGGCCAGATTTACCGCGGCATCCGGATGGTCAACTGGGACCCGCAGGGCCGCACCGCTATTTCCGACGAGGAAGTCATTGCCAAGGACACCGTGGCCAAGATGTACTACCTGCGGTATGAAGTGGTAGGTAATGAGAACTCAGAAGTAAGAACTCAGAACTCAGAAAATGAAGGGGAAGACCAGAACGAGTCTCAGCTCTCAGCTCTGAATTCTAAGTTCTTACTAATTGCCACCTCGCGCCCCGAGACGATTATGGCCGACGTGGCCGTGGCCGTGAACCCCAACGACGAGCGGTACACCCACTTGCACGGCCAGAAAGTGCGCATCCCGCTGCTGGGCCGCGAAATTCCGGTTATCCTGGACGAGTACGTGGCCATGGACTTCGGGACCGGCGGCCTGAAGGTGACGCCCGCCCACGATTTGAACGACTACGAGCTGGGCGTGAAGCACAACCTGCCCGTAATTGACATTCTCAACGACGACGGCACGCTCAACGAAAAGGCCCAGCTCTACGTGGGTCAGGACCGGTTTGCCGTGCGCAAGCAGATTGCCAAAGACCTGCAGGAAGCTGGCTTGTTGGAGAAAATCGAGGACTACAACAGCGTGCTCCAGACCTCGGAGCGGACTGGGGCCGTCATCGAGCCCAAGCTGAGTTTGCAGTGGTTCTGCAAGATGGACCACATGGCCAAAAAGGCCCTGGAGGTCGTGGAAAACGACGAAATCAAGCTGCATCCGCCCAAGTTCAAGAACATGTACCGGGCGTGGATGGAGAACGTGCGCGACTGGTGCATTTCGCGGCAGCTGTGGTGGGGCCAGCGGATTCCGGCCTACTACCTGCCCGACGGCACCTTTGTGGTAGCCCTGAACGAGGAGCAGGCCCTGGAACAGGCCCGGGAGCAGAGCGGCAATGCCGAGCTGCAACTCTCGGACCTGCGCCAGGACGAGGACGTGCTGGATACCTGGTTTTCGTCGTGGCTGTGGCCCATTTCGGTGTTCGACGGCTTCAAGGACCCCGACAATGCTGACATCAACTATTTCTACCCTACCGACGACCTGGTTACGGCCCCCGAAATCCTGTTTTTCTGGGTGGCCCGCATGATTATGGCCGGCCTCGAGTACCGCAAGGAAGTGCCCTTCCGCAACGTGTACCTGACCGGCATCGTGCGCGACGACCAGGGCCGCAAGATGAGCAAGCAACTCGGCAACTCGCCCGATCCGCTCGATTTGATTGCCACCTACGGCGCCGACGGCGTGCGGACCGGCATGCTGTTTTCCTCGCCGGCCGGCAACGACTTGCTCTTCGATATTAAGCTGGTGGAGCAGGGGCGCAACTTCACCAACAAGCTCTGGAACGCCTTCCGCCTGACCCAGGGCTGGGAGGTGAACAGTGAGCTGCCCTTTGCTTCGGCCAAGGCCGTGGAGTGGTTCGGGGCCAAGCTGCAAACGACGCTGGCTGAGCTGGATGAGCACTTCGCCAAGTTCCGGATGAGCGACGCGCTAATGACCGTGTACAAGCTGGTGTGGGACGACTTCTGCTCGGTGTACCTGGAGATGGTGAAGCCCGCCTACCAGGCCCCGATTGACGCCGAAACCCTGAAGCACACCATCGGCTACCTCGAAACGTTGCTCAAGCTGCTCCACCCGTTCATGCCCTTCATCACCGAAGAAATCTGGCACGAGCTGAAGGAGCGGGGGCCCAAGGAATACCTCTGCGTGGCGCCCTGGCCCAAGCTGGCCCCCGTGGCCGGCAGCGCCGAGCTGCTCAGCCGCATGGACAAGGCCCTGGACATCGTGGCCGGGGTGCGCAACATCCGCAACCAGAAGGGCCTGGGCCCCAACAAGCCCCTGACCCTGGCGGCCAAAACCGACGATGCCCAGCTGCTGCAGGACTACGACGGTATCATCCGCAAGCTGGCCGCCCTGACCGAGGTAAACCTGGTGCAGGACGCCCCGGCGGCTTCGGTAGGCTTCGTGTCGGGTGGCGCGGAGTTCTTCGTGCCGCTCGAAGGTCAGATTGACTTAGGCGCCGAAAAAGCCCGTCTGGAAAAAGAGCTGGAGTACACCCGCGGCTTCCGCGACACAGTGCTCAAAAAGCTCAGCAACGAGAAGTTCGTGCAGAATGCCAAGCCCGACGTGCTGGAGCGCGAACGGCAGAAACAGGCCGACGCCGAATCGAAAATTGCGGCCCTGGAGCAAAGCCTGGCGGCTTTGTAA